A window of Bradyrhizobium sp. AZCC 1610 contains these coding sequences:
- a CDS encoding amidohydrolase family protein — protein MTAKPAFDLIFRNARTRSSAIPVDIGVAGGRIVAIEPRLACEAAEIDVGGKLALPGFVDTHIHLDKACLLGRCGHDHGSVNEAIAAVAAMKRDFTVEDVYARGARVIERAIVHGTTRMRTHVEIDPRIGLRGFEAVKALKHDYAWAIDLSICVFPQEGLTNDPGAEKLLVAALRDGGEAIGGCPYMDTDPNAHLEKIFDLAQEFDVDIDLHLDFDLDPSWWHLEEVCRQTERRNYQGRVAIGHATKLSALPPDRLKAAAVRLAKSGVAVTVLPATDLYLMGRDATHNAPRGLTVAHKLVENGVVCSVATNNVLNPFTPFGDASLLRMANFYANVAHAGISEFDACLDLVTELPARLMNLRDYGIAPGNPADLVILDTDSGTNAIAELPDMLMGFKNGRQVFERRKPTLFPPQA, from the coding sequence ATGACTGCGAAACCCGCCTTCGACCTGATCTTCCGCAACGCCAGAACCCGGTCCTCAGCCATCCCGGTCGATATCGGCGTCGCCGGCGGGCGTATCGTCGCCATCGAACCGCGGCTTGCCTGCGAAGCGGCCGAGATCGATGTCGGCGGCAAATTGGCCCTGCCCGGCTTCGTCGATACGCACATCCACCTCGACAAGGCCTGCCTGCTCGGCCGCTGCGGACACGATCACGGCAGCGTCAACGAAGCCATCGCCGCGGTCGCGGCGATGAAACGCGATTTCACCGTGGAAGACGTCTATGCCCGCGGCGCTCGGGTGATCGAGCGCGCCATCGTTCACGGCACCACCCGCATGCGCACCCATGTGGAAATCGATCCGCGCATCGGCTTGCGCGGCTTCGAAGCGGTCAAGGCGCTGAAGCACGACTATGCCTGGGCGATCGATCTCTCGATCTGCGTGTTTCCGCAGGAAGGCCTGACCAACGATCCCGGCGCCGAGAAACTCCTGGTCGCCGCGCTGCGCGACGGCGGCGAAGCGATCGGCGGCTGCCCCTATATGGACACCGACCCGAATGCGCATCTCGAAAAAATCTTCGACCTGGCGCAGGAGTTCGATGTCGATATCGATTTGCACCTCGACTTCGATCTCGATCCGTCGTGGTGGCATCTCGAAGAGGTCTGCCGGCAGACCGAACGGCGCAACTACCAGGGCCGCGTCGCGATCGGTCATGCCACGAAACTGTCCGCGCTGCCGCCAGACCGGCTGAAGGCAGCCGCAGTGCGGCTGGCCAAATCAGGCGTCGCCGTGACCGTGCTGCCCGCGACCGATCTCTATCTGATGGGCCGCGACGCCACGCATAATGCGCCGCGCGGGCTGACAGTGGCGCACAAGCTCGTCGAGAACGGCGTCGTGTGTTCGGTCGCGACCAACAATGTGCTCAATCCCTTCACCCCGTTCGGCGATGCCTCGCTGCTGCGGATGGCGAATTTCTACGCCAATGTCGCGCATGCCGGGATCAGCGAGTTCGATGCCTGCCTCGATCTCGTCACCGAGCTGCCGGCGCGGCTGATGAACCTGCGGGACTATGGTATCGCGCCGGGTAACCCGGCCGATCTGGTCATCCTCGACACCGACAGCGGGACCAACGCAATTGCGGAACTGCCCGACATGCTGATGGGATTCAAGAACGGGCGGCAGGTGTTCGAGCGGCGGAAGCCGACGCTGTTTCCGCCGCAAGCATAG